A region from the Cervus elaphus chromosome 10, mCerEla1.1, whole genome shotgun sequence genome encodes:
- the HAGHL gene encoding hydroxyacylglutathione hydrolase-like protein isoform X8, translated as MKVKVIPVLEDNYMYLVIEERTREAVAVDVAVPKRLLEIVGREGVSLTTVLTTHHHWDHARGNAELVRLLPGLVVLGADERICALTRRLAHGEELRFGAIHVRCLLTPGHTLGHMSYFLWEEECPDPPAVFSGDALSMAGCGSRLEGTAQQMYQSLVETLGTLPPETQRDEDDVPTVPATLGEELLYNPFLRVGERASFERAAEPLQPQPRALLALQWGLLSTPRQK; from the exons ATGAAGGTCAAAGTCATCCCTGTGCTTGAGGACAACTACATGTACCTGGTCATCGAGGAGCGCACGCGGGAAGCTGTGGCCGTGGACGTGGCCGTGCCCAAACGG CTGCTGGAGATCGTGGGCCGGGAGGGGGTATCACTGACCACTGTGCTGACAACCCATCACCACTG GGACCACGCTCGCGGCAACGCGGAATTGGTGAGGCTGCTGCCTGGTCTGGTGGTGTTGGGTGCGGATGAGCGCATCTGTGCACTGACGCGCAGGCTGGCACACGGCGAGGAGCTGCGG TTTGGGGCCATCCACGTGCGCTGCCTCCTGACGCCCGGCCACACCTTGGGCCACATGAGCTACTTCCTGTGGGAAGAGGAGTGTCCGGACCCTCCTGCAGTGTTCTCGG GGGATGCACTGTCCATGGCCGGCTGCGGCTCACGCCTGGAGGGCACAGCTCAGCAGATGTACCAGAGCTTGGTGGAGACCCTGGGCACCCTGCCCCCTGAGACA CAGAGGGATGAGGACGATGTGCCCACGGTGCCCGCCACCCTGGGCGAGGAACTCCTTTACAACCCCTTCCTGAGGGTGGG GGAGCGAGCGAGCTTTGAGAGGGCGGCTGAGCCGCTGCAGCCACAGCCCCGGGCCCTCCTCGCGCTGCAGTGGGGGCTCCTGAGCACACCCCGGCAGAAGTGA
- the HAGHL gene encoding hydroxyacylglutathione hydrolase-like protein isoform X1 — protein sequence MKVKVIPVLEDNYMYLVIEERTREAVAVDVAVPKRLLEIVGREGVSLTTVLTTHHHWDHARGNAELVRLLPGLVVLGADERICALTRRLAHGEELRFGAIHVRCLLTPGHTLGHMSYFLWEEECPDPPAVFSGDALSMAGCGSRLEGTAQQMYQSLVETLGTLPPETKVFCGHEHTLGNLEFAQKVEPYNDHVKAKLSWAKQRDEDDVPTVPATLGEELLYNPFLRVGEEPVREFTGKVAPADVLDVLCRERASFERAAEPLQPQPRALLALQWGLLSTPRQK from the exons ATGAAGGTCAAAGTCATCCCTGTGCTTGAGGACAACTACATGTACCTGGTCATCGAGGAGCGCACGCGGGAAGCTGTGGCCGTGGACGTGGCCGTGCCCAAACGG CTGCTGGAGATCGTGGGCCGGGAGGGGGTATCACTGACCACTGTGCTGACAACCCATCACCACTG GGACCACGCTCGCGGCAACGCGGAATTGGTGAGGCTGCTGCCTGGTCTGGTGGTGTTGGGTGCGGATGAGCGCATCTGTGCACTGACGCGCAGGCTGGCACACGGCGAGGAGCTGCGG TTTGGGGCCATCCACGTGCGCTGCCTCCTGACGCCCGGCCACACCTTGGGCCACATGAGCTACTTCCTGTGGGAAGAGGAGTGTCCGGACCCTCCTGCAGTGTTCTCGG GGGATGCACTGTCCATGGCCGGCTGCGGCTCACGCCTGGAGGGCACAGCTCAGCAGATGTACCAGAGCTTGGTGGAGACCCTGGGCACCCTGCCCCCTGAGACA AAGGTGTTCTGTGGTCACGAGCACACACTGGGCAACCTCGAGTTTGCACAGAAAGTGGAGCCTTACAACGACCACGTGAAGGCCAAGCTGTCATGGGCCAAG CAGAGGGATGAGGACGATGTGCCCACGGTGCCCGCCACCCTGGGCGAGGAACTCCTTTACAACCCCTTCCTGAGGGTGGG AGAGGAGCCTGTGCGCGAGTTCACGGGGAAGGTGGCACCAGCCGACGTCCTGGATGTGCTCTGCAGGGAGCGAGCGAGCTTTGAGAGGGCGGCTGAGCCGCTGCAGCCACAGCCCCGGGCCCTCCTCGCGCTGCAGTGGGGGCTCCTGAGCACACCCCGGCAGAAGTGA
- the HAGHL gene encoding hydroxyacylglutathione hydrolase-like protein isoform X5 — MKVKVIPVLEDNYMYLVIEERTREAVAVDVAVPKRLLEIVGREGVSLTTVLTTHHHWDHARGNAELVRLLPGLVVLGADERICALTRRLAHGEELRFGAIHVRCLLTPGHTLGHMSYFLWEEECPDPPAVFSGDALSMAGCGSRLEGTAQQMYQSLVETLGTLPPETKVFCGHEHTLGNLEFAQKVEPYNDHVKAKLSWAKQRDEDDVPTVPATLGEELLYNPFLRVGERASFERAAEPLQPQPRALLALQWGLLSTPRQK, encoded by the exons ATGAAGGTCAAAGTCATCCCTGTGCTTGAGGACAACTACATGTACCTGGTCATCGAGGAGCGCACGCGGGAAGCTGTGGCCGTGGACGTGGCCGTGCCCAAACGG CTGCTGGAGATCGTGGGCCGGGAGGGGGTATCACTGACCACTGTGCTGACAACCCATCACCACTG GGACCACGCTCGCGGCAACGCGGAATTGGTGAGGCTGCTGCCTGGTCTGGTGGTGTTGGGTGCGGATGAGCGCATCTGTGCACTGACGCGCAGGCTGGCACACGGCGAGGAGCTGCGG TTTGGGGCCATCCACGTGCGCTGCCTCCTGACGCCCGGCCACACCTTGGGCCACATGAGCTACTTCCTGTGGGAAGAGGAGTGTCCGGACCCTCCTGCAGTGTTCTCGG GGGATGCACTGTCCATGGCCGGCTGCGGCTCACGCCTGGAGGGCACAGCTCAGCAGATGTACCAGAGCTTGGTGGAGACCCTGGGCACCCTGCCCCCTGAGACA AAGGTGTTCTGTGGTCACGAGCACACACTGGGCAACCTCGAGTTTGCACAGAAAGTGGAGCCTTACAACGACCACGTGAAGGCCAAGCTGTCATGGGCCAAG CAGAGGGATGAGGACGATGTGCCCACGGTGCCCGCCACCCTGGGCGAGGAACTCCTTTACAACCCCTTCCTGAGGGTGGG GGAGCGAGCGAGCTTTGAGAGGGCGGCTGAGCCGCTGCAGCCACAGCCCCGGGCCCTCCTCGCGCTGCAGTGGGGGCTCCTGAGCACACCCCGGCAGAAGTGA
- the HAGHL gene encoding hydroxyacylglutathione hydrolase-like protein isoform X7, giving the protein MKVKVIPVLEDNYMYLVIEERTREAVAVDVAVPKRLLEIVGREGVSLTTVLTTHHHWDHARGNAELVRLLPGLVVLGADERICALTRRLAHGEELRFGAIHVRCLLTPGHTLGHMSYFLWEEECPDPPAVFSGDALSMAGCGSRLEGTAQQMYQSLVETLGTLPPETQRDEDDVPTVPATLGEELLYNPFLRVGEEPVREFTGKVAPADVLDVLCRERASFERAAEPLQPQPRALLALQWGLLSTPRQK; this is encoded by the exons ATGAAGGTCAAAGTCATCCCTGTGCTTGAGGACAACTACATGTACCTGGTCATCGAGGAGCGCACGCGGGAAGCTGTGGCCGTGGACGTGGCCGTGCCCAAACGG CTGCTGGAGATCGTGGGCCGGGAGGGGGTATCACTGACCACTGTGCTGACAACCCATCACCACTG GGACCACGCTCGCGGCAACGCGGAATTGGTGAGGCTGCTGCCTGGTCTGGTGGTGTTGGGTGCGGATGAGCGCATCTGTGCACTGACGCGCAGGCTGGCACACGGCGAGGAGCTGCGG TTTGGGGCCATCCACGTGCGCTGCCTCCTGACGCCCGGCCACACCTTGGGCCACATGAGCTACTTCCTGTGGGAAGAGGAGTGTCCGGACCCTCCTGCAGTGTTCTCGG GGGATGCACTGTCCATGGCCGGCTGCGGCTCACGCCTGGAGGGCACAGCTCAGCAGATGTACCAGAGCTTGGTGGAGACCCTGGGCACCCTGCCCCCTGAGACA CAGAGGGATGAGGACGATGTGCCCACGGTGCCCGCCACCCTGGGCGAGGAACTCCTTTACAACCCCTTCCTGAGGGTGGG AGAGGAGCCTGTGCGCGAGTTCACGGGGAAGGTGGCACCAGCCGACGTCCTGGATGTGCTCTGCAGGGAGCGAGCGAGCTTTGAGAGGGCGGCTGAGCCGCTGCAGCCACAGCCCCGGGCCCTCCTCGCGCTGCAGTGGGGGCTCCTGAGCACACCCCGGCAGAAGTGA
- the HAGHL gene encoding hydroxyacylglutathione hydrolase-like protein isoform X4 produces MKVKVIPVLEDNYMYLVIEERTREAVAVDVAVPKRLLEIVGREGVSLTTVLTTHHHWDHARGNAELVRLLPGLVVLGADERICALTRRLAHGEELRFGAIHVRCLLTPGHTLGHMSYFLWEEECPDPPAVFSGDALSMAGCGSRLEGTAQQMYQSLVETLGTLPPETVFCGHEHTLGNLEFAQKVEPYNDHVKAKLSWAKRDEDDVPTVPATLGEELLYNPFLRVGEEPVREFTGKVAPADVLDVLCRERASFERAAEPLQPQPRALLALQWGLLSTPRQK; encoded by the exons ATGAAGGTCAAAGTCATCCCTGTGCTTGAGGACAACTACATGTACCTGGTCATCGAGGAGCGCACGCGGGAAGCTGTGGCCGTGGACGTGGCCGTGCCCAAACGG CTGCTGGAGATCGTGGGCCGGGAGGGGGTATCACTGACCACTGTGCTGACAACCCATCACCACTG GGACCACGCTCGCGGCAACGCGGAATTGGTGAGGCTGCTGCCTGGTCTGGTGGTGTTGGGTGCGGATGAGCGCATCTGTGCACTGACGCGCAGGCTGGCACACGGCGAGGAGCTGCGG TTTGGGGCCATCCACGTGCGCTGCCTCCTGACGCCCGGCCACACCTTGGGCCACATGAGCTACTTCCTGTGGGAAGAGGAGTGTCCGGACCCTCCTGCAGTGTTCTCGG GGGATGCACTGTCCATGGCCGGCTGCGGCTCACGCCTGGAGGGCACAGCTCAGCAGATGTACCAGAGCTTGGTGGAGACCCTGGGCACCCTGCCCCCTGAGACA GTGTTCTGTGGTCACGAGCACACACTGGGCAACCTCGAGTTTGCACAGAAAGTGGAGCCTTACAACGACCACGTGAAGGCCAAGCTGTCATGGGCCAAG AGGGATGAGGACGATGTGCCCACGGTGCCCGCCACCCTGGGCGAGGAACTCCTTTACAACCCCTTCCTGAGGGTGGG AGAGGAGCCTGTGCGCGAGTTCACGGGGAAGGTGGCACCAGCCGACGTCCTGGATGTGCTCTGCAGGGAGCGAGCGAGCTTTGAGAGGGCGGCTGAGCCGCTGCAGCCACAGCCCCGGGCCCTCCTCGCGCTGCAGTGGGGGCTCCTGAGCACACCCCGGCAGAAGTGA
- the HAGHL gene encoding hydroxyacylglutathione hydrolase-like protein isoform X3, whose product MKVKVIPVLEDNYMYLVIEERTREAVAVDVAVPKRLLEIVGREGVSLTTVLTTHHHWDHARGNAELVRLLPGLVVLGADERICALTRRLAHGEELRFGAIHVRCLLTPGHTLGHMSYFLWEEECPDPPAVFSGDALSMAGCGSRLEGTAQQMYQSLVETLGTLPPETKVFCGHEHTLGNLEFAQKVEPYNDHVKAKLSWAKRDEDDVPTVPATLGEELLYNPFLRVGEEPVREFTGKVAPADVLDVLCRERASFERAAEPLQPQPRALLALQWGLLSTPRQK is encoded by the exons ATGAAGGTCAAAGTCATCCCTGTGCTTGAGGACAACTACATGTACCTGGTCATCGAGGAGCGCACGCGGGAAGCTGTGGCCGTGGACGTGGCCGTGCCCAAACGG CTGCTGGAGATCGTGGGCCGGGAGGGGGTATCACTGACCACTGTGCTGACAACCCATCACCACTG GGACCACGCTCGCGGCAACGCGGAATTGGTGAGGCTGCTGCCTGGTCTGGTGGTGTTGGGTGCGGATGAGCGCATCTGTGCACTGACGCGCAGGCTGGCACACGGCGAGGAGCTGCGG TTTGGGGCCATCCACGTGCGCTGCCTCCTGACGCCCGGCCACACCTTGGGCCACATGAGCTACTTCCTGTGGGAAGAGGAGTGTCCGGACCCTCCTGCAGTGTTCTCGG GGGATGCACTGTCCATGGCCGGCTGCGGCTCACGCCTGGAGGGCACAGCTCAGCAGATGTACCAGAGCTTGGTGGAGACCCTGGGCACCCTGCCCCCTGAGACA AAGGTGTTCTGTGGTCACGAGCACACACTGGGCAACCTCGAGTTTGCACAGAAAGTGGAGCCTTACAACGACCACGTGAAGGCCAAGCTGTCATGGGCCAAG AGGGATGAGGACGATGTGCCCACGGTGCCCGCCACCCTGGGCGAGGAACTCCTTTACAACCCCTTCCTGAGGGTGGG AGAGGAGCCTGTGCGCGAGTTCACGGGGAAGGTGGCACCAGCCGACGTCCTGGATGTGCTCTGCAGGGAGCGAGCGAGCTTTGAGAGGGCGGCTGAGCCGCTGCAGCCACAGCCCCGGGCCCTCCTCGCGCTGCAGTGGGGGCTCCTGAGCACACCCCGGCAGAAGTGA
- the HAGHL gene encoding hydroxyacylglutathione hydrolase-like protein isoform X6, whose product MKVKVIPVLEDNYMYLVIEERTREAVAVDVAVPKRLLEIVGREGVSLTTVLTTHHHWDHARGNAELVRLLPGLVVLGADERICALTRRLAHGEELRFGAIHVRCLLTPGHTLGHMSYFLWEEECPDPPAVFSGDALSMAGCGSRLEGTAQQMYQSLVETLGTLPPETKVFCGHEHTLGNLEFAQKVEPYNDHVKAKLSWAKRDEDDVPTVPATLGEELLYNPFLRVGERASFERAAEPLQPQPRALLALQWGLLSTPRQK is encoded by the exons ATGAAGGTCAAAGTCATCCCTGTGCTTGAGGACAACTACATGTACCTGGTCATCGAGGAGCGCACGCGGGAAGCTGTGGCCGTGGACGTGGCCGTGCCCAAACGG CTGCTGGAGATCGTGGGCCGGGAGGGGGTATCACTGACCACTGTGCTGACAACCCATCACCACTG GGACCACGCTCGCGGCAACGCGGAATTGGTGAGGCTGCTGCCTGGTCTGGTGGTGTTGGGTGCGGATGAGCGCATCTGTGCACTGACGCGCAGGCTGGCACACGGCGAGGAGCTGCGG TTTGGGGCCATCCACGTGCGCTGCCTCCTGACGCCCGGCCACACCTTGGGCCACATGAGCTACTTCCTGTGGGAAGAGGAGTGTCCGGACCCTCCTGCAGTGTTCTCGG GGGATGCACTGTCCATGGCCGGCTGCGGCTCACGCCTGGAGGGCACAGCTCAGCAGATGTACCAGAGCTTGGTGGAGACCCTGGGCACCCTGCCCCCTGAGACA AAGGTGTTCTGTGGTCACGAGCACACACTGGGCAACCTCGAGTTTGCACAGAAAGTGGAGCCTTACAACGACCACGTGAAGGCCAAGCTGTCATGGGCCAAG AGGGATGAGGACGATGTGCCCACGGTGCCCGCCACCCTGGGCGAGGAACTCCTTTACAACCCCTTCCTGAGGGTGGG GGAGCGAGCGAGCTTTGAGAGGGCGGCTGAGCCGCTGCAGCCACAGCCCCGGGCCCTCCTCGCGCTGCAGTGGGGGCTCCTGAGCACACCCCGGCAGAAGTGA
- the HAGHL gene encoding hydroxyacylglutathione hydrolase-like protein isoform X2, producing the protein MKVKVIPVLEDNYMYLVIEERTREAVAVDVAVPKRLLEIVGREGVSLTTVLTTHHHWDHARGNAELVRLLPGLVVLGADERICALTRRLAHGEELRFGAIHVRCLLTPGHTLGHMSYFLWEEECPDPPAVFSGDALSMAGCGSRLEGTAQQMYQSLVETLGTLPPETVFCGHEHTLGNLEFAQKVEPYNDHVKAKLSWAKQRDEDDVPTVPATLGEELLYNPFLRVGEEPVREFTGKVAPADVLDVLCRERASFERAAEPLQPQPRALLALQWGLLSTPRQK; encoded by the exons ATGAAGGTCAAAGTCATCCCTGTGCTTGAGGACAACTACATGTACCTGGTCATCGAGGAGCGCACGCGGGAAGCTGTGGCCGTGGACGTGGCCGTGCCCAAACGG CTGCTGGAGATCGTGGGCCGGGAGGGGGTATCACTGACCACTGTGCTGACAACCCATCACCACTG GGACCACGCTCGCGGCAACGCGGAATTGGTGAGGCTGCTGCCTGGTCTGGTGGTGTTGGGTGCGGATGAGCGCATCTGTGCACTGACGCGCAGGCTGGCACACGGCGAGGAGCTGCGG TTTGGGGCCATCCACGTGCGCTGCCTCCTGACGCCCGGCCACACCTTGGGCCACATGAGCTACTTCCTGTGGGAAGAGGAGTGTCCGGACCCTCCTGCAGTGTTCTCGG GGGATGCACTGTCCATGGCCGGCTGCGGCTCACGCCTGGAGGGCACAGCTCAGCAGATGTACCAGAGCTTGGTGGAGACCCTGGGCACCCTGCCCCCTGAGACA GTGTTCTGTGGTCACGAGCACACACTGGGCAACCTCGAGTTTGCACAGAAAGTGGAGCCTTACAACGACCACGTGAAGGCCAAGCTGTCATGGGCCAAG CAGAGGGATGAGGACGATGTGCCCACGGTGCCCGCCACCCTGGGCGAGGAACTCCTTTACAACCCCTTCCTGAGGGTGGG AGAGGAGCCTGTGCGCGAGTTCACGGGGAAGGTGGCACCAGCCGACGTCCTGGATGTGCTCTGCAGGGAGCGAGCGAGCTTTGAGAGGGCGGCTGAGCCGCTGCAGCCACAGCCCCGGGCCCTCCTCGCGCTGCAGTGGGGGCTCCTGAGCACACCCCGGCAGAAGTGA